gatgaaaacttggcaggggccaacattttttctgtattcatcttagctagcactttcatcgcaagtaacatgttacataaaaatatatattaaaatagtcactggGTATACTGcatattgaattataattttttaaggtctggccataaattccttcataagatctggctgaagaacaaacatgacttaaACTCTTAACTAACAAACAAGTTTTGAGCAACCTTTcttggaagaaaaaaacaaaacaaatcataatgatcattttaacatttaagggctattgtttacaaatgatGAAAACTGAGgaggaacatttagatctgctaaagccaACCCAGTCTTgtgaaaatttgtacatattttacaagttggCAATTTCGTATGATTTCGAACGAGTTCGTTCCtatgaatttgtacgatttcatgaCGTGCAAATCATCGCGTAAGCGCGAGTTTCccgcacgaggcattaaggacatgcttattaatattatgcccttacccaaaccccttgtctgaacctaaccgatcagtagagtgtgcagacatgataggaagctgttgtgtgataGAAGCAAGTAATTATCgcttattagatggaaacgatgtccagcgacgtaactggctgtagtgaaattcATACGAATTCATATGAGTGCAGTCGTACggtatcatacgaattagccaaatttagaaaagtcgtatgaatccttacgatttcgcagTGAGAGTGTTTAGGCTAAAGCCCTATTACAATATCAACCCATATATGTAAAGAATGGTAATATAAAAATGGCATGTTTTCTTAAGAATTAAcgaattaaatttttgttttgttttgttttttttttttggaaagaaaaaagagataaaatgtctattcctccattttctctataaagtatcatcctgCTCATTGAGAGAAAAATTAGTCCTTCAAATATTGcaaatttgcacacaatagccagtgcaaGAGCCTGAAAGAAGTACAAACTGTGTTGATTCTGTTCGTGATTGAGATGGCTGACTCACATCTGTATATACAAACAAATATTatcaggatatttgcaggttcagtttcaagTTATCACTGTTTTTACGAGCACTACCGACCCTGAATAGATGAGACATGCCCGTTGGACACTTCAAGAAtagtaaatacaatttttattagcTTGCCCTGCTAATCACTGGTTTGTGAAGGAGACAAATGGATGGATTTCATAAAGGAGGTAAATAATTACCCCATCTAGTGCTGACAAAGGCAAAGATTGTCACTGAGGCAAAGAACTTGATGAGCGCACAGTTGGGTGAAGAGGAAGTCAATGGTCGGGGCGGTCTGGTGGTCAAAAGAGTGCCTCTTCGGGGGGCCTCCATTCTGTGTCGCGTGCTGTTTCACCCTACCTCTCTCTTCACGCTGGGCCTGGTTTCTGCCGGGGTAGTGGGGTTGAGCATCACCTGTGGGACTTGCCCCAGTGACATGGTTATTGATAATGTTAGTGCCACATGACGGACAGAGAGATCTGATGTGTAGAGGGGATGACAGTGAGGTCACAGAGCAAGGGATGGGAGGATTCTTTTGTCTGGGATGGGTAAAAAGAGTAGACAAGCCTGGACCACTTGGAACCACATTAGTGCACATGACAGGAAAGGCAATTTACTTTTCGGTGAATTCAGTTAACATTTTTTTGTggaaccaaaaataaaatattctgtaaCCATTTGCTCACTCACTtattgtttcaaaacttttttatggaaaaagatgtaatgaaagtgaatagcgactgagtctaacattttgcctaacaacatgaaggagagtaaattatgacagaatttcaatttttgcaTAACCTATGCCTTAAATGCATTCATAATGCCTTATAATCACTGTTCATGTAAATAATGATAACCCCATAATGGTGATTATAACTGTGGTTAGATCATATAATAATCATTATATTATTAagtggctctctggaatacttcattctgattggtAAATCATGACCTtctgtgtccaaatatttttgtcGAATAACCGTTGTCCTAGGGAATTCATTTCCTACAGTGCTAGTTTTATGTTTGTTGGATCACTTCATGCTCCTTTTCCTCTAACAAAATTAAActaattcaaatcaatgtttccatttatttatttatttatttatttcatttatttatttcgtaAGTAGCCAAGGAATAAGtaggcatttatttttttatttggtaagTGGCCATGTAATAAGTTATACAAGACCATTATCACCCTATCTGGATTTATAATGTGATGATGACCAAATGACTGTACAATATCCCTTGAATTTCCCTATCTGTGGTAATCCATTTAAAGATTactttaaaggagtattccgagttcaatacaagttaagttcaatcaacagcatttgtagcataatgttgattaccacaaaaagtaattttgtcgggggcctgggtagctcagcaagtattgacgctgactaccacccctggagtcgcaagttcaaatccagggtgtgctgagtgactccaaccaggtctcctaagcaaccaaattggcccggttgctagggagggtagagtcacacggggtaacctcctcgtggtcacgattagtggttctcactctcagtggagcacatggtaagttgtgcgtggatcgcggagagtagcatgagtctccacatgctgtgagtatctgcagtgtcatgcacagcgagccacgtgataagatgtgcggctTGATCTCAGAAGCggtggcaactgagacttgtcctccgccacccggattgaggtgaggaaccgcgccaccacaaggacctactaagtagtgggaactgggcattccaaattgggagaaaaagggggataaaatgagaaaaaaagttattttttcttgttcctctttttcttcaaaaaaaaaaaaaaagcaatgaggcacttataatggaagtgaatggggcaaatccttaaacattaaaatacttgctGTTACAAAAGGATGGCCACAAGACATTAATAATATGCATGTTagcatggttttagtgtgataaaatcgcttactaagcttttctgtgtTAAGTAATATCCAATTTACAacatcattgccatgacgacgtaatcgTCGTTAATACTCTAAAACCTTAAAACGACCGCATAAATTTagatttagataattttacagctcaaatattacacacGTTTTAACAAACAATGAATGTAAGTGATttcataaaatgataagcttcacatttctgccataaaaccctccaaaaattggccccattcactgccattataagtgcctcactctaacctccaatttttcttttcttttttcttttttaagaaaaggagggacaaataaaaaaaattttgttgttgtttttgtttttttgtagtaatcaacattatgccacaaatgctgtcgacagagcttaacttgtgttgaacccgaaaTAATAATTCCAAATAATACCTTAAAACAAATGATGGATTGGACCCCAATCATGTGTTATTATGCATTATACAATTTTAAAGTTGTACAATAGTATATTTAAGACTCAACTTACAAGAGTTATACATCGTATGAGACCTTTTTGAGCATGAGCCTATTGATCAACCGTTTTGTAACAGATAcataatagtttatttttaagaGTATCTTATGCCTTCTTTTCATTGAAACGATTTTAAAAACATAAGTAGAGCCCCTGTCCCCACAACAAAAAAGGCTTTTGTGCAGTCTATCATTCAGGATGACGACAAAGTGGTGCAGTGTGAATAGACCAGCCTCACTTCCACCTGAGGCGAACAACATCATGAGATGAGCATCTGTCTTAAGCCACGGGTGAAACACTCTGAATAACTGCCTATAAATCTCTGCTCTCACATACCTGATTCTTAAAGATAAATGGAAGATTTATAAATAGACATAAACAGCTTTAACTGGATTTCACTGGCTTATTCAAGGAAACATTGACAAAGCTCTTAGGGACCCCAAAGCAACAGGGGTCAAATCATTATAGAACGCTGCTGGTGAAGAGCAGGGCtcattactgtaaatacattTCACTCATGGACACCAGCTGTTGGGCCACATTGTATAAAGACCACACCATAAATGACCACAGGGTGATTTAAAACCTCCTGATTGGCTGATGTAGGCTTTACTGTAGTGTTTCAGTGCAATCTATGAAGTAAATTGTTACGATTTCTGAAACGCAAATgcatgtgttctgagtggttgccagccacggtgttgctatgcagttgctaagttgTTCTGAGTGCCTTTAGCACGTTGCTATCGGTTGCTAGAGTCCCTAgtagatatggctcaggttcctccttcaatgtaagtctaatcTATAGGGGTTTTCCCccacctgttttattgtctgctgGGTAAAATCATAAGTCAGGTCACTTAGAAAGTAATAGCAAacctctccttaacaagccacacaatttgagacATCCTTCATGTCCATAGTACAAATGGTGCAGGGTGAGTTCTGCATTTGGGGGTCAGGGATTTGTAAATTAGTCCAGCAGTCTTCAAccttttcaggccaaggaccccttggtggataGAGAGACAGAGTGAACCCCCTGTTACTTATTATTGAAAAAAACGAGCATTGCATTTTATGCCTAGCCTATAAATAACATTAGATGCGTCTAATAACattaatgtatttacatactTTGTTATGATGCTTACATTTTATTGCTTTTAGGTTCAAAATGTCCCAAAGGGAAATCACATTACCATCATCAAAATGCTGCCAAGTACATTTAATATATCATACAGCAGTCTCTTCTCATTGGGATGCTTACTATGTTGTTGTGTTATTCACTCGAATTCATCAGTGCTTTCACTGGTCTGAGAGTCAGcagcaaaatataataaaataagtgaCGTTTCTCTGTTCTACTAAATGCTATCAAGAGCAGCAGATGGCATGTTCTGTCCATCACTTGACGTGCGTCTGGCGGCTATTCATGACAAAAGCAGGGGAACAGCTGAATTGGGCAGTTGAGCGCTTCTTTGATTTCCACATTCAACCCCAGGGGGTCACTGTATTGTGCTATTGTCCCAGCACCtttgattcatatattttaatcatgaattattGGGCAATTATGCACCACAGGGACAGGTGATAGGGATGGTGACATTATTCCCTCCTAAATGTCAAGGTTATTTGTCCCCATCTGTCATTTTTTATAGAAATGGTACGGGAACGATTGTTAAAACTGACAGGGTGATTGTTTAGTACCTTGCATATATAATTTCACTAAAAGCAGGCCTAATCTGATTTGCCACACAATAGCTGTATACAGAATGTTAAACAGTAGCATTAATAAAACTCTGTCTGAACTCTGAACACAGGAGATGACTTTAATAGAATAATAGGGCCAGTTATTATAGTAAATTGGTGATCAAAAAGAAACTGCATGAGATTCCCACTTTAAACTCTTCTTGTTTCTTCAAGTTGCTTGCAGGGTTGCTGTTTTTATTATATCACAGTGCCTCCTATTGGATAAATCATGCACTTGCCGGCAATTCTTATATTAGATTtgtgatagacagatagacagagagaaagagatacaGATAAGATAGagagacccaaaaatgaaaattctctcatcatttactcaccctcatgccatcccaaatgtgtgtgactttctttctttatcagaacacaaacaaagatttttagaaaaatatctctgctttggaggtccatacaatgcaagtaaatggtgaccagacttttttagctccaaaaatcacataaaggaaacataaaagtaatccatatgaccccagtggttaaatctatatctcagaagcgatataatacgtgtgggtgagaaacagaaaaatattgaagtccttttatactctaaatctccactttcactaaacaggcaccaaatgtgactttcagatgtaaaagtgaaagtgcagatttagagttaaattttgatctgtttctcacccacacattttatatcgcttctgaagatatggatttaaccactggagtcttatgaattacttctgtttcctttatgtgatttttggagctgcaaaggtctggtcaccattcacttacattgtatggacctacagagctgagatattcttctaaaaatcttagtttgtgttctgctgaagaaagaaagtaatacacatctgggatggcatgaggatgaggaaatgatgagcgaattttcatttttgggtgaactatccctttatggcaCAGGAGTCATTTCTCAAGGTTTTGAGGTACAGCAAGGAAGTAACTGTACACCTACATTAATTAATAATCTCATGATCTCACAGCATCAGCGAATGTCTTTGAGAATGAAGTTACCACTTTCATCAGCTTTCAAACTTACTCATTGGTTGAATCTAATGGGCACAGTTGGAGGATACATTTGACCTGTTATTTTGTTCTGAGAAGCGGATGGAGACTCAGGTTACTATAACTCTGGGTTAGGTTATCTCACGCAACTCTCAGGAACCAGATCTGACCATTCGTAGTACAGTTCCTCGAAGAAATAAGGAGACGTTTGCTGTCTGTGTGGCTACTTTTCCCTTTTATGGAAGAAACAAACATAATCTGATCTTTGTTTTAAGTAGTGGTGTGATTCATGGAAGACTTTTGGTTGTTTGATTACTAATTTTGCATGTTTCGACTAAACAAGGTAGGAAGTTTTCTACGTTTCTCCCAATAGTTGTCAGTTGGCTACTTTCTGATCATTCATTTACTGAACACCCACCCTCGGGTAGACCACCATCTCCAGCAAACATGACTAAAATGTTGTCTGCCCAAGAGGCCGCCAAGATCTATCATACAAACTATGTGAGAAACGCGAGGGCCGTTGGTGTGCTGTGGACAATCTTCACTATCTGCTTTGCCATCATTTGTGTGGTGGTGTTCATTCAGCCCTACTGGATTGGAGACAGTGTCGATACACCTCAGTCGGGTTACTTTGGGCTTTTTCACTATTGTATTGGGAATCCCATCACAGGAGAGCTGGTGTGTAAAGGCAGTGCCCTGGACTTTGGATCCATTCCTTCTGGTGCCTTTAAAACCGCCATGTTCTTCGTTGGGATTTCTTTGCTACTAATCGTGGGAACTATTGTTTGCTTTAGTTTATTCTTCTTCTGCAATTCAGGCAGCGTGTATAAGATCTGTGCGTGGATGCAGCTGGCAGCTGGTGAGTGACACCAtactaattttcttttctttaacataatgttgatcaccacaaaaaatcatttcaactcattcctttcttttcttttaaaaatcaaggttacagttaggcacttacaatggaagtgaatggggccaatttttggagggtttaaggcagaaatataaagctgataattttataaaagcacttactgtgattcttctgttaaaacttgtgtattatatgagctgtaaaacAGTTTTGTAAGTTGTGTTGTAATTGTAAGTTGTAAGTGTAAAATTATAAAGTGTCAGTCACCACAGATATTCTAAACTTGCTGCCTCCCAGAATTACAATGCGGGCGGACAAAGAAATCAAGTTTCATATCAGACCTTAAACTCCTGACATGAGGCTGCTCAAGACTTCAGCACCCTGGATAGTTCCACATCTTCTTGAGAATGCATGCTGCTTTACAGTATGTAATATGGGGGGATTTAGTGTAGTAAATATCCTTTTATCATTTGAA
This DNA window, taken from Myxocyprinus asiaticus isolate MX2 ecotype Aquarium Trade chromosome 37, UBuf_Myxa_2, whole genome shotgun sequence, encodes the following:
- the lhfpl5a gene encoding LHFPL tetraspan subfamily member 5 protein, which produces MTKMLSAQEAAKIYHTNYVRNARAVGVLWTIFTICFAIICVVVFIQPYWIGDSVDTPQSGYFGLFHYCIGNPITGELVCKGSALDFGSIPSGAFKTAMFFVGISLLLIVGTIVCFSLFFFCNSGSVYKICAWMQLAAATCMVIGCMIYPDGWDSEEVKRMCGQRTDKYTLGNCTVRWAYILAIISIMDSLTLSFLAFVLGNRQDKLLPEDFQAEEKKEEA